From the Synechococcales cyanobacterium T60_A2020_003 genome, one window contains:
- a CDS encoding esterase, with amino-acid sequence MGTYIYLHGFASSPRSIKAEGLRDRFQRIGIPLQCPDLNQDDFSTLTLTRQLEQVKQLITRSASPITLIGSSFGGLTAAWLGEMIANVERLILLAPAFEFLDHWIPRLGSDTLANWERNGLLPVYHYGEQRTLPLSYTFITDLQHYPDQHLQRPVPTLILHGIHDETVPIQASQRFAEQRPWVCLKELDSDHALVDQQNTIWTLVQDGFVA; translated from the coding sequence ATCGGAACGTACATCTACCTTCATGGATTTGCGTCTAGTCCACGATCAATCAAAGCTGAGGGCTTGCGCGATCGCTTTCAACGCATTGGCATCCCGCTCCAGTGTCCCGATCTCAACCAAGACGACTTTTCCACCCTCACCCTCACGCGCCAGCTTGAACAGGTCAAGCAACTTATAACGCGCAGTGCGTCTCCAATTACGCTAATAGGATCCAGCTTTGGCGGATTAACAGCAGCTTGGCTCGGTGAAATGATTGCCAATGTGGAACGTCTAATCTTGCTAGCGCCTGCCTTTGAGTTCCTGGATCACTGGATACCACGACTAGGCTCTGACACCCTAGCCAATTGGGAACGAAATGGACTGCTTCCGGTGTATCACTACGGAGAGCAGCGCACGCTCCCCCTAAGCTACACCTTCATAACCGATTTACAGCACTATCCGGATCAACATCTCCAAAGACCCGTGCCTACGCTAATCCTCCATGGTATTCATGATGAGACAGTGCCAATCCAAGCCAGCCAGCGATTTGCTGAACAACGGCCTTGGGTTTGTCTGAAAGAACTCGACAGCGATCACGCTTTAGTCGATCAACAAAATACTATTTGGACATTAGTTCAAGACGGCTTTGTTGCATGA